A genomic window from Nicotiana sylvestris chromosome 11, ASM39365v2, whole genome shotgun sequence includes:
- the LOC138882217 gene encoding uncharacterized protein — translation MVVNGISSSSQPLIPIFTGEKYEFWSIKMKTLFKSQGVWELVEVGFVDQASSNKEVKKLKEIKKKDAKALCFIQQAVHDTIFSRIAAATASSQAWKILEKEFQGSAKVITVKLQTYRCKFVTLFLKSNESVQTYLSRVSSLVNQIKSYGEDIFEEIVVAKVLRSLTPKFEHVVIAIEESHDLSDYSFDELMSSLQAHEERLLRLHEKNEEKAFQVKGESAHQKDKSENFSNRGRGRGGFREEVEIEEDQMKRSKIRYFCAITAES, via the coding sequence ATGGTCGTGAATGGTATTTCATCATCTTCACAACCACTCATTCCAATTTTTACTGGTGAAAAGTATGAGTTTTGGAGTATCAAAATGAAAACTCTTTTCAAATCACAAGGAGTTTGGGAGCTGGTGGAAGTAGGGTTTGTGGATCAAGCAAGCTCTAACAAAGAGGtgaaaaaattgaaagaaatcaAAAAGAAGGATGCCAAAGCACTGTGTTTCATTCAACAAGCAGTCCATGACACAATCTTTTCAAGAATTGCAGCAGCAACTGCGTCTTCGCAGGCATGGAAGATTTTGGAGAAGGAATTTCAAGGTTCAGCTAAAGTAATTACAGTAAAATTGCAGACTTACCGTTGTAAATTTGTAACTCTTTTTTTGAAAAGTAATGAATCTGTTCAAACTTATTTGTCTAGAGTTTCTTCTCTTGTTAATCAAATAAAGTCTTATGGTGAAGACATATTTGAAGAAATTGTTGTTGCAAAAGTTTTAAGGAGTCTTACTCCAAAGTTTGAACATGTTGTTATTGCGATTGAGGAATCTCATGACTTATCTGATTATTCTTTTGATGAACTAATGAGTTCTTTGCAAGCTCATGAAGAAAGGCTCCTAAGGTTacatgaaaaaaatgaagaaaaggcaTTTCAGGTGAAGGGAGAGTCCGCCCATCAGAAAGATAAGTCAGAAAATTTTTCTAATCGTGGTCGTGGCAGGGGTGGTTTTCGAGAAGAGGTCGAGATAGAGGAGGATCAAATGAAGAGAAGCAAAATACGATATTTTTGTGCAATTACTGCAGAAAGCTAG